From the Solanum pennellii chromosome 4, SPENNV200 genome, one window contains:
- the LOC107017741 gene encoding calmodulin-binding transcription activator 3-like isoform X2, translating into MADSRRYGLNAQLDIEQILLEAQHRWLRPAEICEILKNYQKFRIAPEPPNRPPSGSLFLFDRKVLRYFRKDGHSWRKKRDGKTVKEAHERLKAGSIDVLHCYYAHGEENENFQRRSYWMLEEEMSHIVLVHYREVKGNRTNFSRIREPLQVTPDLQETDEDVHSSEVDSSASTKFYPNDYQVNSQVTDTTSFSSAQASEYEDAESVYNQHPTSGFHSFLDAQPSAGDGLAVPYHPIPFSNDQVQFAGSSGTSFSSIPPGNGNTNTANTYVPSRNLDFASWGTISVNNPAAYQSLHFQPSAQSSANNMMHEQGNTTMGQLFSNDFTRQEHENHIDGLGNWQTSEVDSSFISKWSMDQKLNPDLTSGQTIGSSGVYGVERHNSLEASQLLSAQQDKHPMQNELQSQLSDANIGGSLNADLDHNLSLGVKTDYSALKQPLLDGVLKREGLKKLDSFDRWISKELGDVSESHMQSNSSSYWDNVGDEDGVDNSTIASQVQLDTYVLSPSLAQDQIFSIIDFSPNWAFSGSEIKVLITGRFLKSQQEVENCSWACMFGELEVPAEVIADGVLRCHTPVQKAGRVPFYITCSNRLACSEVREFEFRVTEGQDVDVANPNSCSSSESLLHMRFGKLLSLESFVSQTSPPISEDDVSHISSKINSLLRDDDNEWEEMLHLTSENNFMAEKVKDQLLQKLLKEKLRVWLLQKVAEGGKGPNILDEGGQGVLHFAAALGYDWAVPPTIAAGVSVNFRDVNGWTALHWAASYGRERTVGFLISLGAAAGALTDPTPKHPSGRTPADLASSNGHKGIAGYLAESSLSSHLSSLELKEKKQGENEQAFGEAVQTVSERTATPAWDGDWSHGVSLKDSLAAVRNATQAAARIHQVFRVQSFQRKQLKEYGGSEFGLSDERALSLLAMKTNRAGQHDEPHAAAVRIQNKFRSWKGRRDFLLIRQRIIKIQAHVRGHQVRNKYKNIIWSVGILEKVILRWRRKGSGLRGFKPEAPTEGSNMQDQPVQEDDYDFLKEGRKQTEERLQKALERVKSMVQYPEARDQYRRLLNVVSDMQEPNMFHDFPSTNSNLSSSTVNLHMGLPGKIGVSLGEFDTLIQYLKFLSV; encoded by the exons ATGGCAGACAGTAGGCGTTATGGTCTGAATGCTCAATTAG ATATTGAGCAGATACTTTTGGAAGCGCAGCATCGATGGCTACGCCCAGCTGAAATTTGTGAAATTCTTAAAAATTACCAGAAGTTTCGAATTGCTCCAGAGCCACCAAACAGGCCTCCAA GTGGTTCATTGTTCCTTTTTGATCGGAAGGTTTTACGGTATTTCCGCAAAGATGGCCATAGttggagaaagaaaagagatggaAAGACTGTGAAGGAGGCTCATGAGAGGCTCAAG GCTGGAAGCATTGATGTGTTACACTGCTACTATGCCCATGGAGAAGAGAATGAAAATTTCCAAAGACGCAGCTATTGGATGCTTGAAGA GGAAATGTCACATATTGTTCTTGTCCACTACCGGGAAGTAAAG GGTAACAGGACAAATTTTAGCCGTATCAGAGAACCTCTACAAGTTACTCCTGATTTGCAAGAAACTGATGAAGATGTACACAGCTCTGAGGTGGACAGTTCCGCGTCTACAAAATTTTATCCAAATGATTACCAAGTGAACTCACAAGTCACTGACACAACTAGCTTCAGCAGTGCGCAGGCCTCAGAATATGAGGATGCCGAATCAG TGTACAATCAACATCCAACTTCTGGATTTCACTCATTCCTTGATGCTCAGCCAAGTGCTGGAGATGGACTTGCTGTACCTTATCATCCGATTCCCTTCTCAA ATGATCAAGTACAGTTTGCAGGAAGTTCTGGTACGAGTTTCTCCTCAATCCCACCAGGAAATGGGAACACAAACACAGCAAATACCTATGTACCCAGTAGGAACCTCGACTTCGCATCATGGGGGACCATTTCAGTTAATAATCCCGCTGCATATCAGTCTCTCCATTTTCAGCCTTCTGCCCAATCAAGTGCAAATAATATGATGCATGAACAAGGAAACACTACAATGGGACAATTATTCTCAAATGACTTCACGAGGCAGGAACATGAGAACCACATTGATGGCCTGGGGAACTGGCAG ACTTCTGAAGTTGATTCCTCATTTATATCCAAGTGGTCCATGGATCAGAAGTTGAATCCAGATTTGACATCTGGTCAGACCATTGGGTCTAGTGGTGTATATGGTGTAGAACGTCACAATTCCTTGGAGGCTTCTCAGCTACTTTCTGCGCAGCAAGATAAACACCCAATGCAGAATGAACTTCAATCACAGCTATCAGATGCAAATATTGGAGGCTCTCTCAATGCTGATTTAGATCACAATCTAAGCTTAGGGGTCAAAACCGATTATTCAGCTCTAAAACAACCTTTGTTAGATGGCGTCTTGAAAAGAGAAGGTTTGAAGAAGCTTGATAGCTTTGACCGGTGGATAAGCAAGGAACTTGGAGATGTAAGTGAGTCGCATATGCAATCCAATTCTAGTTCCTACTGGGATAATGTTGGAGATGAAGATGGAGTCGATAATTCCACAATTGCTTCCCAAGTGCAGTTAGACACCTATGTGCTAAGTCCTTCACTCGCGCAGGATCAAATCTTTAGCATTATTGATTTCTCACCAAACTGGGCATTTTCTGGGTCAGAAATTAAG GTCCTCATCACTGGAAGGTTTTTGAAGTCCCAGCAAGAAGTGGAGAACTGTAGTTGGGCGTGCATGTTTGGTGAGTTGGAAGTTCCCGCAGAAGTAATAGCTGATGGTGTTCTTCGCTGCCATACTCCGGTTCAAAAGGCTGGAAGAGTTCCATTCTACATAACATGCTCCAATAGGTTGGCATGTAGTGAGGTGAGAGAATTCGAATTTCGGGTCACAGAAGGCCAAGATGTTGATGTTGCAAATCCAAATAGTTGCAGCTCCAGTGAAAGTCTTCTTCATATGAGATTCGGAAAATTATTATCTCTGGAATCTTTTGTTTCCCAAACTTCTCCACCTATCAGTGAGGACGATGTTTCCCATATATCCAGTAAAATTAACTCATTGCTAAGAGACGATGACAATGAGTGGGAGGAAATGTTGCACCTTACTAGTGAGAACAACTTTATGGCAGAGAAAGTAAAAGACCAGCTCCTACAAAAGCTTCTAAAAGAGAAGTTGCGTGTTTGGCTCCTTCAAAAGGTTGCTGAGGGTGGGAAAGGCCCTAACATACTGGATGAAGGTGGTCAAGGAGTTCTACATTTTGCAGCTGCTCTTGGTTATGACTGGGCTGTACCACCTACTATAGCTGCAGGCGTAAGCGTCAATTTCCGAGATGTGAATGGATGGACTGCACTCCATTGGGCAGCATCATATGGAAG AGAGCGGACAGTGGGTTTCCTCATCTCCTTAGGTGCAGCTGCTGGAGCATTGACAGATCCTACTCCTAAACATCCTTCAGGCAGAACGCCTGCTGATCTAGCTTCCAGCAATGGACATAAAGGAATTGCTGGTTACTTAGCAGAGTCTTCCTTGAGCTCCCACCTTTCTTCTCTTGAGTTGAAGGAAAAGAAGCAGGGTGAGAATGAACAAGCTTTTGGGGAAGCTGTTCAAACGGTTTCTGAAAGGACTGCTACACCAGCTTGGGATGGTGACTGGTCACATGGAGTCTCATTGAAGGATTCTCTTGCAGCTGTTCGTAATGCTACTCAAGCAGCTGCTCGTATTCATCAGGTCTTCAGGGTGCAGTCATTCCAGAGGAAGCAGCTAAAGGAATATGGTGGCAGTGAATTTGGACTATCAGATGAGCGTGCTCTCTCACTTCTCGCCATGAAGACGAATAGGGCTGGACAGCATGATGAGCCTCACGCTGCTGCTGTCcgtatacaaaataaatttcgCAGTTGGAAGGGAAGAAGAGATTTTCTTCTAATCCGCCAACGAATTATTAAAATTCAG gcTCATGTGAGAGGACACCAGGTAAGgaacaaatacaaaaacataataTGGTCTGTGGGGATCTTAGAGAAGGTAATTTTGCGATGGAGGCGGAAAGGAAGTGGATTGCGTGGATTTAAACCAGAAGCACCTACTGAAGGAAGCAACATGCAAGATCAACCAGTGCAGGAGGATGACTATGATTTCTTAAAAGAAGGCAGAAAGCAAACTGAAGAAAGGTTGCAGAAGGCTCTGGAAAGGGTAAAGTCGATGGTTCAATACCCGGAGGCTAGGGACCAGTATAGGAGGCTGCTGAATGTTGTGTCCGACATGCAAGAACCCAAT ATGTTTCATGATTTCCCATCAACCAATTCTAATTTATCATCCAGCACTGTCAACCTTCACATGGGTTTACCTGGTAAAATTGGCGTTTCACTGGGTGAGTTTGATACACTTATTCAGTACCTCAAGTTTCTTTCAGTGTAA
- the LOC107017202 gene encoding probable mitochondrial adenine nucleotide transporter BTL3 gives MGDLEIRLKGLIQSESKSNGVGCLSLRSSVLCLNSIGFDGNNGGLLLEDSARESFVSLISMENCFSSKCMLRARRSSWRGRGRFLSVTLSDSNEILGKNGEADVAESDVKVCKEVEKVEKGKLHGGGGGALNTTKHLWSGAVAAMVSRTFVAPLERLKLEYIVRGEQKNLFELIKTIAATQRIKGFWKGNFVNILRTAPFKAIHFYSYEKYRDHLLKITNNEEATNIERFVAGAAAGITATVLCISMDTIRTVMVAPGGEALGGLIGTSRHMIQTEGFFSLYKGLVPSIISMAPSGAVFYGVYDILKSAYLHSPEGRKRLENMKQGEDLNALDQLELGTVRTLVYGAIAGACAEAATYPFEVVRRQLQLQVPATKMSTLATTLKIVEQGGIPALYTGLIPSLLQVLPSAAISYFVYECMKIVLEVE, from the exons atgggTGATTTAGAGATTCGTTTGAAGGGTTTGATTCAGTCAGAGTCAAAATCAAATGGAGTTGGGTGTTTGAGTTTGAGAAGTAGTGTTTTGTGTTTGAATTCGATTGGTTTTGATGGTAACAATGGAGGGTTGCTCCTCGAGGATTCGGCTAGAGAATCCTTCGTCTCTTTAATTTCCATGGaaaattgtttttcttccaAGTGTATGTTACGTGCACGGAGGAGTAGCTGGAGAGGAAGGGGACGGTTTTTGTCGGTGACACTTTCAGATTCTAATGAGATTTTGGGGAAGAATGGGGAAGCTGATGTAGCGGAGAGTGATGTTAAAGTGTGTAAGGAAGTTGAAAAAGTAGAGAAAGGGAAGCTGCATGGTGGAGGCGGAGGTGCATTGAATACTACTAAGCATCTTTGGTCTGGAGCTGTTGCTGCCATGGTGTCAAG AACTTTTGTTGCCCCACTGGAGAGACTAAAGCTGGAATATATAGTTCGTGGTGAACAAAAGAATCTTTTTGAGCTCATCAAGACAATTGCAGCTACTCAACGGATCAAGGGATTTTGGAAGGGGAATTTTGTGAATATTCTACGAACAGCTCCATTTAAGGCTATCCACTTCTACTCTTATGAAAAATACAGAGATCATCTGCTCAAAATAACTAATAATGAGGAAGCAACTAATATTGAAAGGTTTGTTGCTGGTGCAGCTGCAGGAATTACAGCTACTGTGCTCTGCATATCTATGGACACT ATTAGGACAGTAATGGTTGCACCTGGGGGAGAAGCCTTGGGTGGCTTAATTGGTACATCCCGGCATATGATTCAGACAGAGGGGTTTTTCTCTCTTTACAAGGGCCTAGTACCCTCTATCATCAGCATGGCACCTTCAGGTGCAGTTTTCTATGGAGtttatgatatattaaaatCAGCTTATTTGCACTCACCTGAAGGGAGGAAAAGACTAGAAAATATGAAACAAGGTGAAGACCTGAATGCCCTGGATCAACTGGAGTTGGGCACAGTTAGGACTTTGGTATATGGGGCAATTGCTGGTGCTTGTGCAGAAGCTGCTACATACCCTTTTGAAGTTGTGAGGAGACAGCTTCAATTGCAGGTCCCGGCCACTAAGATGAGTACACTGGCAACTACCCTGAAGATCGTTGAGCAAGGTGGTATCCCTGCGCTCTATACTGGATTGATTCCCAGCTTATTACAG GTTTTACCATCAGCTGCAATAAGCTATTTCGTGTACGAATGTATGAAGATAGTTTTGGAAGTGGAATAA
- the LOC114076792 gene encoding uncharacterized protein LOC114076792, with protein MTSKYLNLRFKFGGMLVSEVGPVYVGGRTAYVDNVDEDHLSIPELADYAKSFGISKLGKTYAAPSLGGDLVELKNDMDICSMALFMHDGDTIDIYVCDNTILDDVGPSEGQISQSLSQVVESFNSHGESLTAQPKKSDLGLGSSSSFPATERLENDGIARVEQECQQESDDDYSSIDWTDTEEEVEPTIQQGTEPSIQQEVEPTIQQGTEPSIQQEVEPITQENAEEDIDSDSVCSDQSIDYGSDVHEELRIVKEDVRKLRESRRRKKKEKPKGFLGEVGFDEGYEDIEKGKKNFKGKLTEDEPYYDSSDCDSFQSDEEEPVSDDELEGGSLRGRKKSNRVVYDSSCDIVIWQCGLIFESVKQFREAVTKYAIKKGVELDKYVNESTRVRVKCKSGCPWLLYASKEGRSENFTIKTYNPRHKCTRTTNNILCNSKFLCKYLKDRIISQPSIKGWEIQELVRKELNVHVGKAVCLKTRKIILKEIMGDHVAEFNRILDYKDMLLQTNPGSTCVVKLKDSESGNGMKQFHSFYICFDAMKKGFQQGCRRCIGLDGCFLKGICRGQLLVAVAKDANNQMYPIAWAVIDTESKLTWKWFMTILKDDLNLGNGSQLTIISDMQKGLIAAVDELFPECEHRMCARHILANWSQNFRGLERRKKFWACARSTFEAQFKYNINALSKLGIGIVESLIKYNKETWCKAFIQTFSKCDSIDNNMAESFNSWILGPRNKTIVTMLEEIRVKVMSRVSKSRAFAETWTDGISPMAMMVFNTNVTRSMQCNIEWNGDVGFEVLEGVYKHTVNLGQQKCSCRSWELKGIPCAHGIAAMNHLNMDASQAISSWYRKDTYMKTYSHFIQPVPNMEMWPESRNPMVEPPEARQMPGRPPKNRRREIGEVRKAGKLPRMGTVMTCSLCKGPNHNKRNCPKNPKPKSTPTPTQESTTGKKRGRGHYERTSTSKTGTRRGAGSGYKKRPKVVGQGVFVADTGYTCINQGLSSRRRVNTGVVSSAHVTGDIGFKPTKGLKWKGKQAMTQRQLQVESVVRRIQTRSKADGIQTRSQAKGKSLSKKTS; from the exons ATGACTAGTAAGTACCTCAATTTAAGGTTCAAATTTGGGGGTATGTTGGTGAGTGAGGTAGGTCCAGTATATGTTGGGGGTAGGACTGCATATGTAGACAATGTGGATGAAGATCATTTATCAATTCCTGAACTTGCAGATTATGCTAAGTCTTTTGGGATTAGTAAGTTAGGAAAAACATATGCAGCTCCATCTCTAGGGGGTGATTTGGTggaattgaaaaatgacatgGACATTTGTAGCATGGCATTATTTATGCATGATGGGGACACAATAGATATTTATGTGTGTGATAACACTATTCTGGATGATGTGGGTCCCAGTGAAGGTCAAATTAGTCAATCTTTAAGTCAAGTGGTTGAGTCTTTTAATTCACATGGGGAATCTCTAACTGCACAACCAAAAAAATCAGATCTAGGTTTAGGTTCCTCTTCTTCCTTTCCAGCTACTGAAAGACTTGAAAATGATGGGATTGCAAGGGTCGAACAAGAATGCCAACAAGAAAGTGATGATGATTATTCTTCAATAGATTGGACTGATACTGAAGAAGAAGTTGAACCAACTATCCAACAAGGAACTGAACCTTCTATTCAACAAGAAGTTGAGCCAACTATCCAACAAGGAACTGAACCTTCTATTCAACAAGAAGTTGAGCCAATTACCCAAGAAAATGCAGAGGAAGACATAGACAGTGATTCTGTCTGTTCTGACCAGTCTATTGACTATGGTAGTGATGTGCATGAGGAGTTGAGAATTGTTAAGGAAGATGTGAGAAAACTTAGAGAAAGTAGgaggagaaagaagaaggaaaaaccaAAAGGTTTTTTAGGTGAAGTTGGATTTGATGAAGGGTATGAGGAtattgaaaaagggaaaaagaatttCAAGGGTAAGCTAACAGAGGATGAGCCATACTATGACAGTTCTGACTGTGATAGTTTTCAAAGTGATGAAGAAGAACCTGTTTCTGATGATGAACTTGAAGGAGGGAGTTTAAGGGGGAGAAAGAAGAGTAATAGGGTGGTATATGATTCTTCTTGTGATATTGTAATATGGCAGtgtggtttgatatttgaaagtgTAAAGCAATTTAGAGAGGCAGTTACAAAATATGCTATAAAAAAAGGAGTTGAGTTAGATAAGTATGTGAATGAGAGTACTAGAGTGAGAGTGAAGTGTAAAAGTGGTTGTCCATGGCTGTTGTATGCAAGCAAGGAAGGAAGGAGTGAGAACTTTACTATCAAGACATACAATCCAAGGCACAAATGTACCAGGACAACCAATAATATTTTGTGTAATTCAAAGTTCTTATGCAAGTATCTGAAAGATAGGATTATTTCTCAACCTAGTATAAAAGGGTGGGAGATACAAGAATTGGTGAGGAAAGAGTTGAATGTTCATGTAGGCAAGGCAGTTTgtttaaaaacaagaaaaattattttaaaggaaattatgGGAGATCATGTGGCAGAATTTAACAGAATCCTAGACTACAAGGATATGTTACTCCAAACAAATCCTGGTAGCACTTGTGTTGTGAAGCTTAAAGATTCAGAATCAGGAAATGGGATGAAACAATTTCactctttttatatttgttttgatgctatgaaaaagggttttcaacaaGGATGCAGAAGATGTATAGGGCTAGATGGGTGTTTTCTAAAGGGAATTTGCAGGGGTCAACTTTTGGTAGCTGTTGCTAAAGATGCAAACAACCAAATGTATCCAATAGCATGGGCAGTCATTGATACTGAAAGCAAGTTGACATGGAAATGGTTCATGACCATTCTGAAAGATGATCTTAATCTAGGAAATGGTTCCCAGCTAACTATCATTAGTGATATGCAAAAG GGACTAATAGCTGCTGTAGATGAACTATTTCCAGAATGTGAGCACAGAATGTGTGCTAGACACATATTAGCAAATTGGTCACAAAACTTCAGAGGCttagagagaagaaagaaattttGGGCTTGTGCTAGATCAACATTTGAGGCACAATTTAAGTACAATATAAATGCCCTGTCCAAGCTGGGAATAGGTATTGTTGAATCCCTTATCAAATACAACAAGGAGACATGGTGTAAAGCTTTtattcaaacattttcaaagtGTGATAGCATAGATAACAACATGGCAGAGAGTTTCAATTCTTGGATCTTGGGACCTAGGAACAAGACCATTGTAACTATGTTGGAAGAAATTAGAGTTAAGGTGATGAGTAGAGTGAGTAAGTCAAGAGCATTTGCTGAAACATGGACAGATGGAATAtctccaatggcaatgatggtatTCAATACAAATGTAACAAGATCAATGCAGTGCAACATTGAATGGAATGGTGATGTTGGATTTGAAGTGTTAGAAGGGGTATACAAGCATACTGTGAACTTGGGTCAACAAAAATGTAGTTGCAGATCATGGGAATTAAAAGGTATCCCATGTGCACATGGTATAGCAGCAATGAACCACTTGAACATGGATGCATCACAAGCAATATCTAGTTGGTATAGAAAAGACACATATATGAAGACATATTCTCATTTCATTCAACCAGTCCCAAACATGGAAATGTGGCCTGAAAGTAGAAACCCAATGGTTGAACCACCTGAGGCAAGACAAATGCCTGGTAGGCCACCAAAGaacagaagaagagaaattggtgAAGTGAGAAAAGCTGGAAAGTTGCCAAGAATGGGGACAGTAATGACATGTTCACTTTGCAAAGGACCAAATCATAACAAGAGAAATTGtccaaaaaatcctaaacctaagTCTACACCAACACCCACTCAAGAG TCCACCACTGGAAAAAAGAGGGGTAGAGGTCATTATGAAAGAACAAGCACCAGTAAGACTGGTACAAGAAGAGGTGCAGGAAGTGGTTACAAGAAGAGGCCTAAAGTTGTTGGACAAGGTGTATTTGTTGCTGATACTGGATATACGTGTATTAAT CAAGGATTGTCTAGCAGAAGGAGGGTTAATACTGGTGTGGTGAGTTCTGCACATGTGACAGGTGATATTGGTTTTAAACCTACCAAGGGACTGAAGTGGAAAGGCAAACAGGCCATGACTCAAAGACAACTTCAAGTCGAAAGTGTTGTGCGTCGTATTCAAACCAGATCAAAAGCTGATGGCATTCAAACAAGGTCACAAGCCAAAGGAAAATCACTCTCAAAGAAAACTTCTTAG
- the LOC107017741 gene encoding calmodulin-binding transcription activator 3-like isoform X1, which yields MADSRRYGLNAQLDIEQILLEAQHRWLRPAEICEILKNYQKFRIAPEPPNRPPSGSLFLFDRKVLRYFRKDGHSWRKKRDGKTVKEAHERLKAGSIDVLHCYYAHGEENENFQRRSYWMLEEEMSHIVLVHYREVKGNRTNFSRIREPLQVTPDLQETDEDVHSSEVDSSASTKFYPNDYQVNSQVTDTTSFSSAQASEYEDAESVYNQHPTSGFHSFLDAQPSAGDGLAVPYHPIPFSNDQVQFAGSSGTSFSSIPPGNGNTNTANTYVPSRNLDFASWGTISVNNPAAYQSLHFQPSAQSSANNMMHEQGNTTMGQLFSNDFTRQEHENHIDGLGNWQTSEVDSSFISKWSMDQKLNPDLTSGQTIGSSGVYGVERHNSLEASQLLSAQQDKHPMQNELQSQLSDANIGGSLNADLDHNLSLGVKTDYSALKQPLLDGVLKREGLKKLDSFDRWISKELGDVSESHMQSNSSSYWDNVGDEDGVDNSTIASQVQLDTYVLSPSLAQDQIFSIIDFSPNWAFSGSEIKVLITGRFLKSQQEVENCSWACMFGELEVPAEVIADGVLRCHTPVQKAGRVPFYITCSNRLACSEVREFEFRVTEGQDVDVANPNSCSSSESLLHMRFGKLLSLESFVSQTSPPISEDDVSHISSKINSLLRDDDNEWEEMLHLTSENNFMAEKVKDQLLQKLLKEKLRVWLLQKVAEGGKGPNILDEGGQGVLHFAAALGYDWAVPPTIAAGVSVNFRDVNGWTALHWAASYGRERTVGFLISLGAAAGALTDPTPKHPSGRTPADLASSNGHKGIAGYLAESSLSSHLSSLELKEKKQGENEQAFGEAVQTVSERTATPAWDGDWSHGVSLKDSLAAVRNATQAAARIHQVFRVQSFQRKQLKEYGGSEFGLSDERALSLLAMKTNRAGQHDEPHAAAVRIQNKFRSWKGRRDFLLIRQRIIKIQAHVRGHQVRNKYKNIIWSVGILEKVILRWRRKGSGLRGFKPEAPTEGSNMQDQPVQEDDYDFLKEGRKQTEERLQKALERVKSMVQYPEARDQYRRLLNVVSDMQEPNSTAASYNSAEAVDFNDDLIDLGDLLDDDTFMPTAP from the exons ATGGCAGACAGTAGGCGTTATGGTCTGAATGCTCAATTAG ATATTGAGCAGATACTTTTGGAAGCGCAGCATCGATGGCTACGCCCAGCTGAAATTTGTGAAATTCTTAAAAATTACCAGAAGTTTCGAATTGCTCCAGAGCCACCAAACAGGCCTCCAA GTGGTTCATTGTTCCTTTTTGATCGGAAGGTTTTACGGTATTTCCGCAAAGATGGCCATAGttggagaaagaaaagagatggaAAGACTGTGAAGGAGGCTCATGAGAGGCTCAAG GCTGGAAGCATTGATGTGTTACACTGCTACTATGCCCATGGAGAAGAGAATGAAAATTTCCAAAGACGCAGCTATTGGATGCTTGAAGA GGAAATGTCACATATTGTTCTTGTCCACTACCGGGAAGTAAAG GGTAACAGGACAAATTTTAGCCGTATCAGAGAACCTCTACAAGTTACTCCTGATTTGCAAGAAACTGATGAAGATGTACACAGCTCTGAGGTGGACAGTTCCGCGTCTACAAAATTTTATCCAAATGATTACCAAGTGAACTCACAAGTCACTGACACAACTAGCTTCAGCAGTGCGCAGGCCTCAGAATATGAGGATGCCGAATCAG TGTACAATCAACATCCAACTTCTGGATTTCACTCATTCCTTGATGCTCAGCCAAGTGCTGGAGATGGACTTGCTGTACCTTATCATCCGATTCCCTTCTCAA ATGATCAAGTACAGTTTGCAGGAAGTTCTGGTACGAGTTTCTCCTCAATCCCACCAGGAAATGGGAACACAAACACAGCAAATACCTATGTACCCAGTAGGAACCTCGACTTCGCATCATGGGGGACCATTTCAGTTAATAATCCCGCTGCATATCAGTCTCTCCATTTTCAGCCTTCTGCCCAATCAAGTGCAAATAATATGATGCATGAACAAGGAAACACTACAATGGGACAATTATTCTCAAATGACTTCACGAGGCAGGAACATGAGAACCACATTGATGGCCTGGGGAACTGGCAG ACTTCTGAAGTTGATTCCTCATTTATATCCAAGTGGTCCATGGATCAGAAGTTGAATCCAGATTTGACATCTGGTCAGACCATTGGGTCTAGTGGTGTATATGGTGTAGAACGTCACAATTCCTTGGAGGCTTCTCAGCTACTTTCTGCGCAGCAAGATAAACACCCAATGCAGAATGAACTTCAATCACAGCTATCAGATGCAAATATTGGAGGCTCTCTCAATGCTGATTTAGATCACAATCTAAGCTTAGGGGTCAAAACCGATTATTCAGCTCTAAAACAACCTTTGTTAGATGGCGTCTTGAAAAGAGAAGGTTTGAAGAAGCTTGATAGCTTTGACCGGTGGATAAGCAAGGAACTTGGAGATGTAAGTGAGTCGCATATGCAATCCAATTCTAGTTCCTACTGGGATAATGTTGGAGATGAAGATGGAGTCGATAATTCCACAATTGCTTCCCAAGTGCAGTTAGACACCTATGTGCTAAGTCCTTCACTCGCGCAGGATCAAATCTTTAGCATTATTGATTTCTCACCAAACTGGGCATTTTCTGGGTCAGAAATTAAG GTCCTCATCACTGGAAGGTTTTTGAAGTCCCAGCAAGAAGTGGAGAACTGTAGTTGGGCGTGCATGTTTGGTGAGTTGGAAGTTCCCGCAGAAGTAATAGCTGATGGTGTTCTTCGCTGCCATACTCCGGTTCAAAAGGCTGGAAGAGTTCCATTCTACATAACATGCTCCAATAGGTTGGCATGTAGTGAGGTGAGAGAATTCGAATTTCGGGTCACAGAAGGCCAAGATGTTGATGTTGCAAATCCAAATAGTTGCAGCTCCAGTGAAAGTCTTCTTCATATGAGATTCGGAAAATTATTATCTCTGGAATCTTTTGTTTCCCAAACTTCTCCACCTATCAGTGAGGACGATGTTTCCCATATATCCAGTAAAATTAACTCATTGCTAAGAGACGATGACAATGAGTGGGAGGAAATGTTGCACCTTACTAGTGAGAACAACTTTATGGCAGAGAAAGTAAAAGACCAGCTCCTACAAAAGCTTCTAAAAGAGAAGTTGCGTGTTTGGCTCCTTCAAAAGGTTGCTGAGGGTGGGAAAGGCCCTAACATACTGGATGAAGGTGGTCAAGGAGTTCTACATTTTGCAGCTGCTCTTGGTTATGACTGGGCTGTACCACCTACTATAGCTGCAGGCGTAAGCGTCAATTTCCGAGATGTGAATGGATGGACTGCACTCCATTGGGCAGCATCATATGGAAG AGAGCGGACAGTGGGTTTCCTCATCTCCTTAGGTGCAGCTGCTGGAGCATTGACAGATCCTACTCCTAAACATCCTTCAGGCAGAACGCCTGCTGATCTAGCTTCCAGCAATGGACATAAAGGAATTGCTGGTTACTTAGCAGAGTCTTCCTTGAGCTCCCACCTTTCTTCTCTTGAGTTGAAGGAAAAGAAGCAGGGTGAGAATGAACAAGCTTTTGGGGAAGCTGTTCAAACGGTTTCTGAAAGGACTGCTACACCAGCTTGGGATGGTGACTGGTCACATGGAGTCTCATTGAAGGATTCTCTTGCAGCTGTTCGTAATGCTACTCAAGCAGCTGCTCGTATTCATCAGGTCTTCAGGGTGCAGTCATTCCAGAGGAAGCAGCTAAAGGAATATGGTGGCAGTGAATTTGGACTATCAGATGAGCGTGCTCTCTCACTTCTCGCCATGAAGACGAATAGGGCTGGACAGCATGATGAGCCTCACGCTGCTGCTGTCcgtatacaaaataaatttcgCAGTTGGAAGGGAAGAAGAGATTTTCTTCTAATCCGCCAACGAATTATTAAAATTCAG gcTCATGTGAGAGGACACCAGGTAAGgaacaaatacaaaaacataataTGGTCTGTGGGGATCTTAGAGAAGGTAATTTTGCGATGGAGGCGGAAAGGAAGTGGATTGCGTGGATTTAAACCAGAAGCACCTACTGAAGGAAGCAACATGCAAGATCAACCAGTGCAGGAGGATGACTATGATTTCTTAAAAGAAGGCAGAAAGCAAACTGAAGAAAGGTTGCAGAAGGCTCTGGAAAGGGTAAAGTCGATGGTTCAATACCCGGAGGCTAGGGACCAGTATAGGAGGCTGCTGAATGTTGTGTCCGACATGCAAGAACCCAAT AGTACTGCAGCCAGCTACAACTCAGCGGAAGCAGTTGATTTCAATGATGATTTGATCGATCTTGGTGATTTATTGGATGACGATACTTTTATGCCTACAGCACCTTGA